In Streptomyces sp. Li-HN-5-11, the sequence GGACTGGACGCTCCGCACGCCCGAGGAGGTGGCCGAGGTCATGCGGGCGCAGAACACGCTGCGGGCGCCCGAGTCGGCGCTGATCGTCGCCAACCCGGTCCCCCGTGAGGAGCAGCTGGATCCCGAACTGCACGCACGCGTGCTGGCCGAGGCGTTGCACGCGTGCGAGGCGGAGGGCGTCACGGGGCAGGCGGTCACCCCGTTCCTGCTCGACTACCTGGTGCGGCACACCGACGGCGCCTCGCTGCGGGCCAATCTGGCGGCCGTGCGCGGCAACGTACGGCTGGCGGCACGGATCGCGGCGGCCTGGACGAGGGTGTGACGACCAGGCTGTCGCAGGCCAGTGGTGCGGGGCGAGAGGCGGCCGGTGCCGCGACCGGGGCGCTGCTGGTGGTCGGGGACGTCGTGACGGACGTCGTGGCACGGCGCCGGGGGCCGCTCGCGACCGGTACCGACACGGCCGCGTCGATCCGGATGGTGCCGGGCGGCGCGGGGGCCAACGTGGCCTGCTGGGCCGCCCACCGGGGGTGCCCGGAGGTGCGGTTGCTCGGGCGCGTCGGCATGGACGCGGCCGCCTGGCACGAGCGGGAGCTGATCGCCTCCGGGGTACGTCCGCGGCTCGTGATCGACCCGGAGGCGCCCACCGGCACGGTGATCTGCCTGGTAGACACGGCAGCCGCGGCCGAGCGCACGTTCCTCACCGACAGCGGGGCCTCACTGCGACTGGAACCCGGGGACTGGTCCGACGCGCTGCTCGACGGGGTGGCCCGGCTGCATCTGTCGGGCTATCTGCTGTTCTCCGAGCCGAGCCGGGCACTGGTGGCGCTCGCGGTGGCGTCGGCACGCGCGCGTGGTGTGGCGGTGAGTCTGGATCCGGCGTCCGCCGGTTTCCTCGCGACGCTGGGCAGGGACCGGTTCCTGTCCCTCGTCGAGGGGGTGGACGTGCTGCTGCCCAGCCGTGACGAGGCATGCGTGCTGACGGGGCTGCCGGATCCGGTGGACGCGGCCGCCGAGCTGAGCAGGCGTGTCCCGCTGGTGGTGGCCAAGCAGGGGGCGGAGGGAGCTCTGGTGGCCCGTTCGGGCGCCGTGTGCGCCCGTGTGCCCGCCGTGTCCGCCAGGCCCCGGGACACGACGGGCGCCGGGGACGCAT encodes:
- a CDS encoding carbohydrate kinase family protein encodes the protein MTTRLSQASGAGREAAGAATGALLVVGDVVTDVVARRRGPLATGTDTAASIRMVPGGAGANVACWAAHRGCPEVRLLGRVGMDAAAWHERELIASGVRPRLVIDPEAPTGTVICLVDTAAAAERTFLTDSGASLRLEPGDWSDALLDGVARLHLSGYLLFSEPSRALVALAVASARARGVAVSLDPASAGFLATLGRDRFLSLVEGVDVLLPSRDEACVLTGLPDPVDAAAELSRRVPLVVAKQGAEGALVARSGAVCARVPAVSARPRDTTGAGDAFTGAFLAALFTGAEPEEAAAEGCRAGALAVARVGGRPPAAA